The Tachyglossus aculeatus isolate mTacAcu1 chromosome 7, mTacAcu1.pri, whole genome shotgun sequence genome includes a region encoding these proteins:
- the LEMD2 gene encoding LEM domain-containing protein 2 — protein sequence MASLSDQELRRELQSLGSKPGPITATTRSVYLGQLRRLRGDARLRARARAPPQAAPEPAWREGESSEDEDDEEDEEEEEERVPRRPPFLRAAPRRLWGPQASQASKARPPPWPPILGQGNRRLERALSRLLAWASLGLLLFFLAILAVKFGGLSRPREAEEHMKLLPVDCEKKTDEYCQAKQKKVLLEVLHELYNFLAIQAGNFECGNPEKLKSKCIPVIEAQEYIANVTGSPPVKFEAALTWILSSNKDVGIWLKGGDLSELVTAVDQVACLESARPRMGVGCRLRRALLTAVTSVLIFFWGLAFLWGVLILLKYRWRKLEEEEQAMYEMVKKIIAVVQDHYVDWEQDMERYPYVGILHVRDTLIPPQSRRRMKRIWDRAVEFLASNESRIQTESHRVAGEDMLVWRWTKPSCFSDSER from the exons ATGGCCTCCCTGTCGGACCAGGAGCTGCGGCGGGAGCTGCAGTCTCTGGGCTCGAAGCCGGGGCCCATCACCGCCACCACCCGCTCCGTCTATCTCGGGCAGCTCCGCCGGCTAAGGGGAGACGCCCGCCTGCGGGCCCGGGCAAGGGCCCCGCCTCAGGCCGCCCCCGAGCCCGCATGGCGCGAAGGCGAGAGCTCggaggacgaggacgacgaggaggacgaggaggaggaggaggagcgggtccCGCGCCGGCCGCCTTTCCTCAGGGCGGCCCCGCGTCGCCTCTGGGGCCCGCAGGCCTCGCAGGCCTCGAAGGCCCGGCCTCCTCCATGGCCGCCCATCCTTGGGCAGGGCAACCGACGGCTGGAGCGCGCCCTGTCCCGCCTTCTGGCCTGGGCCAGCCTCGgcctcctgctcttcttcctcgcCATCCTGGCCGTCAAGTTCGGGGGCCTCTCCCGGCCCCGGGAGGCGGAGGAGCACA TGAAACTGTTACCGGTGGACTGTGAGAAAaagacagatgag TACTGCCAAGCCAAACAGAAGAAGGTTTTGCTAGAAGTGCTGCATGAGTTATACAACTTCCTGGCCATACAAGCCG GTAATTTTGAGTGTGGCAATCCTGAGAAGCTGAAAAGTAAATGCATCCCTGTTATCGAAGCCCAGGAGTATATAGCT AACGTGACGGGTAGTCCCCCAGTGAAGTTTGAAGCCGCGCTGACGTGGATCCTGAGCAGTAACAAGGATGTGGGAATCTG GTTGAAAGGGGGAGACCTGTCGGAACTGGTGACGGCCGTGGACCAGGTGGCCTGTCTGGAGTCGGCCCGGCCTCGGATGGGCGTGGGTTGCCGCCTGAGGCGGGCCCTGCTCACAGCCGTGACCAGCGTGCTCATTTTCTTCTGGG GTCTGGCTTTTTTGTGGGGAGTCCTGATTCTTCTGAAGTATCGGTGGCGGAaactagaagaggaggagcaggccaTGTATGAAATGGTGAAGAAAATTATAG CTGTTGTGCAGGATCACTATGTGGACTGGGAACAGGACATGGAGCGCTATCCCTATGTGGGCATCCTTCACGTGCGGGACACCCTGATACCACCTCAGAGCAG GAGAAGGATGAAGCGCATCTGGGACAGGGCAGTGGAGTTTCTGGCTTCGAACGAGTCCCGGATCCAGACGGAGTCCCACAGGGTCGCCGGAGAGGACATGCTGGTCTGGAGATGGACTAAGCCCTCTTGCTTCTCCGACTCCGAGCGCTAA